A stretch of Desulfomonilia bacterium DNA encodes these proteins:
- a CDS encoding type II toxin-antitoxin system HicA family toxin gives MNSREIIKRLKADGWFEVSQAGSHKQFKHAVKTGRVTVPFPKKDIPEGTLKSIEIQAKIKLR, from the coding sequence ATGAACAGCAGAGAGATAATTAAAAGGCTTAAAGCGGATGGGTGGTTTGAAGTAAGCCAGGCCGGTTCGCACAAACAGTTTAAGCATGCTGTTAAGACTGGAAGGGTTACTGTGCCTTTCCCTAAAAAAGACATCCCGGAAGGGACCTTGAAAAGCATCGAGATACAGGCAAAGATAAAGCTTAGATAA
- a CDS encoding type II toxin-antitoxin system HicB family antitoxin, whose amino-acid sequence MKTYIAVIHRDKDSDFGVSFPDFPGCITAGSTIDEAKDMAIEALDMHIKGMIEDGEVIPDASKLEDIMKDYSDALSFIVVPVSKPESKSVRINITIPENILHDIDAYAKSHGLSRSSFLAKSAYEVLKAA is encoded by the coding sequence ATGAAAACATATATAGCCGTTATTCATAGAGATAAAGACAGTGATTTCGGAGTATCTTTCCCGGATTTTCCGGGTTGCATAACTGCCGGTTCAACCATTGACGAAGCAAAGGATATGGCCATTGAAGCTCTTGATATGCATATAAAGGGCATGATTGAAGATGGCGAGGTTATACCAGATGCATCCAAGCTGGAAGATATTATGAAAGACTATTCCGACGCGTTATCTTTTATAGTAGTCCCCGTATCAAAGCCGGAATCAAAATCCGTCAGAATAAACATCACCATACCGGAGAATATTTTGCATGACATCGATGCTTATGCAAAAAGCCACGGGTTGAGCCGGTCATCTTTTCTTGCCAAATCCGCTTATGAGGTTTTGAAAGCGGCTTAG